One region of bacterium genomic DNA includes:
- a CDS encoding ATP-binding protein codes for MNENNDINSRASAVAVDQDTVHPAEGAGKLPGLMMPGILEWLPQSTVLTDRECRIIMHNQKARGLVLGQGLVWDDLELLPEDLAWIKSMLLACSQKPGLPAERKMTFNSRLWTLGLTPLYHENIFQGALLAFADQAGEVAGQFKKIRDLLIATQDEKAVAEFLLKTLKKGLGFDKGMLAVLERSGSYRILAGQGLADDVQREEFLPQSAMLEACYKEGRPMAASGNAENLEQSLGDKLLKVAGARDGSFLIVPLLRAQQPLGFLMLHKTGQAFGNGHLTLLAELSETFVKILDEARLAQKFESEIQLRSKLYEIGFAAGSVLQLGSLLSLMIRTIAKELKAEEVSLYFFDEISGQWTGKSMLAPGDGQGFLALIKSSGVKLEHIRLMEMKDVTAQVVARGQPEIIGDLARDSRFIQPAPRTPFKSGLWHPLKIKDKTIGALMALSRQPGYFGAMDQALMEEITPLITFALRSAMLYEEIRREGSRLGSIINSMPEGLLMVDKDFRVIISNESYEKLWGLGFRIKPGMEFHKAILPSLGEQLRDQKPLLEFLQQCAGNTSLRQESVELELNSGSFLKIVSFPVDDAEGPGNGLVLLHQDVTVEHQIAETRQEFVGMLSHDMRNPLSAIIATLELSLDGSLGDLNDNQRQFLGSAMNDSRRMLEMLNDLLDGYKYEAVELKLEKTQFDVTQLISKLVSDFSALAKERQLELFQDTPLSLTVMADEGKLTRVISNLLTNALKFTPKEGRIIVSAADKKQFVQISIQDTGEGISPDELEKVFQKFYQVEKRKLGRKTGTGLGLPLCRKLVDAHGGKIWVESQPGKGSKFIFTLPK; via the coding sequence ATGAACGAAAATAACGACATAAACAGCCGGGCCTCTGCGGTTGCCGTTGACCAAGATACGGTCCATCCTGCGGAGGGTGCCGGAAAGCTGCCCGGTTTGATGATGCCCGGGATCCTGGAATGGCTGCCCCAGTCCACAGTGCTGACCGACCGGGAGTGCCGGATAATAATGCACAACCAGAAGGCCAGGGGGCTGGTGCTGGGCCAGGGCCTGGTCTGGGACGACCTGGAGCTCCTTCCGGAAGACCTGGCCTGGATCAAAAGCATGCTGCTGGCCTGCTCCCAAAAGCCGGGTCTCCCGGCCGAAAGGAAAATGACCTTCAACAGCCGGTTGTGGACCCTGGGGCTGACCCCTTTGTATCACGAAAACATCTTTCAGGGAGCGCTGCTGGCCTTTGCCGACCAGGCCGGCGAGGTGGCCGGCCAGTTCAAGAAGATCAGGGACCTGCTGATAGCCACCCAGGATGAAAAGGCGGTGGCCGAGTTCCTGCTGAAGACCTTGAAAAAGGGCCTGGGATTTGACAAGGGGATGCTGGCGGTGCTGGAACGCAGCGGCAGTTACAGGATTCTGGCCGGGCAGGGGCTGGCGGACGATGTTCAACGGGAGGAATTCCTGCCCCAGAGCGCCATGCTGGAGGCCTGTTACAAAGAAGGCCGGCCGATGGCGGCCTCGGGAAATGCCGAAAACCTGGAACAGTCCCTGGGCGATAAACTGCTGAAGGTGGCCGGGGCCAGAGACGGTTCATTCCTGATCGTCCCGCTGCTGCGGGCCCAGCAGCCTTTGGGGTTCCTGATGCTTCACAAAACCGGCCAGGCCTTCGGCAACGGGCACCTGACCCTGCTGGCCGAGTTGTCCGAGACCTTCGTTAAAATACTGGATGAAGCCCGCCTGGCCCAGAAATTCGAAAGCGAGATCCAGCTCCGCAGCAAGCTTTACGAGATAGGGTTCGCCGCCGGTTCGGTGCTGCAGCTGGGAAGCCTTTTAAGCCTGATGATCAGGACCATTGCCAAGGAGCTCAAGGCCGAGGAGGTAAGCCTGTATTTCTTTGACGAGATCTCGGGGCAATGGACCGGCAAATCAATGCTGGCCCCCGGCGACGGCCAGGGATTCCTGGCCCTGATCAAAAGTTCCGGGGTCAAGCTGGAGCACATCCGGCTGATGGAGATGAAGGACGTCACCGCCCAGGTGGTGGCCCGGGGCCAGCCGGAGATCATCGGCGACCTGGCCCGCGATTCCCGGTTCATCCAGCCGGCGCCCCGGACCCCGTTCAAATCGGGCTTATGGCACCCCCTGAAGATCAAGGACAAGACCATCGGGGCCCTGATGGCCCTCAGCCGGCAGCCCGGGTATTTCGGCGCCATGGACCAGGCCCTGATGGAGGAGATAACCCCGCTGATCACCTTTGCCCTGCGCAGCGCCATGCTTTACGAAGAGATCCGCCGGGAGGGCAGTCGGCTGGGCTCCATCATCAACTCCATGCCCGAAGGGCTGCTGATGGTGGACAAGGATTTTCGGGTGATCATCAGCAACGAAAGCTACGAAAAGCTCTGGGGCCTGGGCTTCCGGATAAAGCCGGGGATGGAATTTCACAAGGCCATCCTGCCTTCGCTGGGGGAACAGCTCCGGGACCAGAAGCCGCTGCTGGAGTTCCTGCAGCAATGCGCCGGAAACACCTCCCTCCGCCAGGAGTCGGTGGAGCTGGAGCTCAACAGCGGCTCCTTCTTAAAGATAGTCTCCTTTCCGGTGGACGATGCCGAGGGCCCGGGCAACGGGCTGGTGCTGCTGCACCAGGATGTGACGGTGGAGCACCAGATCGCCGAGACCCGGCAGGAATTTGTGGGGATGCTGTCCCACGACATGCGCAACCCCCTTTCGGCCATCATCGCCACCCTGGAGCTTTCGCTGGACGGCAGCCTGGGCGACCTCAACGACAACCAGCGCCAGTTTTTGGGCAGCGCCATGAACGACAGCCGCCGGATGCTGGAGATGCTCAACGATCTGCTGGACGGTTACAAGTATGAAGCGGTGGAGCTGAAGCTGGAAAAGACCCAGTTCGACGTCACCCAGCTGATCTCCAAACTGGTGTCCGACTTTTCCGCCCTGGCCAAGGAGCGCCAGCTGGAATTGTTCCAGGATACGCCCTTAAGCCTGACGGTGATGGCGGATGAAGGCAAGCTGACCCGGGTGATATCCAACCTGCTGACCAACGCCTTGAAGTTCACCCCCAAGGAGGGGCGGATCATCGTTTCCGCCGCCGATAAAAAACAGTTCGTTCAGATATCCATCCAGGACACCGGCGAGGGCATCTCGCCGGATGAGCTGGAAAAAGTATTCCAGAAGTTCTACCAGGTGGAAAAACGGAAGCTGGGCCGCAAGACCGGGACCGGCCTGGGCCTGCCCCTCTGCCGCAAACTGGTTGATGCCCACGGCGGCAAGATCTGGGTGGAAAGCCAGCCGGGCAAGGGCAGCAAGTTCATATTCACCCTTCCCAAGTGA
- a CDS encoding response regulator produces the protein MTKKIMVIDDEPYIARVIKFKLEQEGYTVFSANDGLTGLEKIRQEKPDLVLLDVMMPGLTGYEVCQKIKADPQLSGIPVVILTAKGQEKDREEGLSVGASDYITKPFSPNRLLELVRNMVGENT, from the coding sequence ATGACCAAAAAAATCATGGTGATCGATGACGAGCCCTACATTGCACGGGTCATCAAGTTCAAGCTGGAGCAGGAAGGCTACACTGTGTTTTCGGCCAATGACGGCCTGACCGGGCTGGAGAAGATCCGGCAGGAGAAGCCGGACCTGGTGCTTTTGGACGTGATGATGCCGGGGCTGACCGGGTACGAGGTCTGCCAGAAGATCAAGGCCGATCCCCAGCTGTCCGGCATACCGGTGGTCATATTGACCGCCAAGGGCCAGGAGAAGGACCGGGAAGAGGGCTTGAGCGTGGGGGCCAGCGATTACATCACCAAGCCATTTTCGCCCAACCGCCTGCTGGAACTGGTGCGCAACATGGTGGGAGAAAACACCTAA